The Deinococcus yavapaiensis KR-236 genome segment TGAGCGCGACCACTTCGCCTTCGCCTACCGTCAGATCGATGCCCTTGAGCGCGTGGATCTGCCCGTAGTACGTATGGACGCCCTGAACTTCGAGCATCACAGCGCTTCCTTTCCGTACTCTCCCGCCGCCGCGCCGCGCCCGAGGTACGCTTCCATGACGCGCGGATCGTTCCGTACCTGGTGAGGCAGACCTTCGGCGATCTTCGTGCCGTAGTCGAGCACGGTGATCTGCTCGCTGAGGGTCATGACGAGGCGCATGTCGTGCTCGATCAACACGATCGTGATGCCGAGCTCGTCGCGAATTCGGCGAATGAGACTCTTGAGATCTTCGGTTTCACGCGGATTCATTCCGGCGGCCGGCTCGTCGAGCAGCAGCAGCTTGGGGTCGGTCGCGAGCGCCCGAGCGATTTCCAGGCGGCGCTGGTCGCCGTACGGCAAGTTGGTGGCGTACTCGTTGCGGTAACGATCGAGTCCGACGAACTGCAGCAACTCACGGCCACGCGCGCGCGCCTGGCGTTCGTCTTCGTGAAAGCGGCGGTTGTGCAGCAAGGCGTCCACGAACGACGACTTCATGCGAGGATGGCGGCCGACGAGCAGATTCTCCTCGACCGTCATCGCTCCGAACAGACGAATGTTCTGGAACGTGCGCGCGATGCCCGCCGCCGTCACTTGATCCGGTCTGAGGCCCACGAGGTCACGTCCGTCGAGGGTGACGACCCCGTTGTCGGGCTTGTAGATGCCCGTCACCATGTTGAAGAACGTCGTCTTGCCCGCGCCGTTCGGGCCGATCACGGACGCGATGCGCCGACCGGGCACTTCGAGGTCCACGGCGTTCACGGCGAGCAGACCGCCGAACGTCTTCGTGAGGTTCTTGACCGACAGCATTACTTCTCTCCTCCCGTGCGGTCGTTTTCTTCGCGCGTAGCGAGGCCGGGCGAGCGCGAGTCCGTGCCGATGTTTCGACCCGTCGTGAGGGCGCCGTCGTTCGCGTGCCGCTCGGCGTTGTCCCCGAGCGAGTCCACCGCTCCGACCGCGCCGTCGCCCTCATGCATTTCGATTTTACGGCGCACGTTCGGCAAGAGACCTTCGGGGCGGAAGAGCATCATAAGCACCAAGATGATGCCGAACACGAGCCGCTGATACTGCGCGGGATCGAGGGTGGCGTTGAGGCCGCCCGGAAAGGCCCCTTGAATCTGCTCGCTTAGAGCGGGCAGGAGATTGAGGTTGAGCAGCGTCACGACCGTCGCCCCGAGGATCACGCCGGGAATAGAGCCCATGCCGCCGAGAATCACCATCGACAGCACGCCGATCGATTGGAAGAAGTTGAACGACTCGGGCGAGATGAACTGCTGCTTGGCGGCGAACACGACGCCCATGATGCCGGCGAACGAGGCGCCCGACGCGAACGCCAGCAGCTTCGTGCGCACGAGGGGAATGCCCATCGCTTGCGCGGCCACCTCGTCTTCGCGAATGGCGATCCACGCGCGGCCGATGCGCGACCGGTCGAGTCGCATGTTCACGATGATCACGAGGAGAATGATCAACAGCACGAGAAAGTACAAGAAGAAGAGGTTGAACTGCTCGGGCGCGAAGCCGAGGGAATTCGCGATGGAATTCAAGATCGGCACGGGCGCACTGCCGATCGGGGTGATGCCTTGCGAGCCGTTCGTGTACTTCGTGAGGTTCGTGGCGAGGACGCGAATGACTTCACCAAGGCCGAGCGTCACGATGGCGAGGTAGTCGCCTCGCAACTTCAGCACGGGCAGACCGATCACGATTCCGACGATGGCGGCCGCCGCGATGGCGAGAATCAAGAAAAGCCAAAAGAGGTTCGGGTTGACGCTCGACAGCCCGGCATTTCCCAGGATACGGCCGATTTGCGGCGAAGCGAAGATGCCCCACAAGTAGGCGCCCACCGCGAAGAAGGCGACGTAGCCGAGGTCGAGCAGACCCGCGAGCCCGACGACGATGTTGAGGCCGAGGGCGAGCGCCGCGAAGATACTGATTTGAATCGCGAGGTCGAAGATGCCGGTGTTCTGCCGCCCGACGAGGGGCAGCACGACGATCAAGCTCCCGAGGGCCACGACGAGCCTCGCCCACGGCGCGGCTCGCCATTGAAATGCGAACAGCAAATTCGCGAGGAACAGCACCAGCAAGCCCGACTGCAGCACGGCAGGCAAGTTCTTCTCGAAGACGAGCATCAAGAAACTGGTGATGGCCGCGTAGCCGACGAGCAGCCACGTGCGGTCCGAACGAGGAGAGGGTCGAAGAGCGGCCGTCATACTTTCTCCGTGTTGCCGCGGCCCAACAGGCCTTGCGGCTTGAGCATGAGAATCAGGATGAGCGCGAGGAAGGCGCCGATGTCCTTGTACTCCGCCCCGATCGCCTGCAGAAACGACAGCGGTTGGAACAGCGAGCCGAAGATCGAAATGATTCCGAGGAAGTTCTCCAAAAGGCCGAGCACGAGTCCGCCGAGCACCGCGCCTGGAATCGAGCCGATGCCGCCGAGCACCGCCGCCGTGAAGGCCTTGATGCCGGGAATGATGCCGCTGTAGGCGTTCACCGTTCCGAACTGCAGCCCGAACATCACGCCGCCCACCCCGCCGAGCGCTCCGCCGATGAGGAAGGTCAAGGCGATCATTCGGTTCGCGTCGATGCCCATCAGTCCGGCCGTCGTACGATCTTGTGCGACCGCGCGAATGGCGCGTCCGACCCGGGTGCGGTTGACGAGGTAATTCAAGAACGCCAGCATCAAGAGCGCGATGACGACGATCAAGATGTCCTTGACGCTGAGACGCACCCCGAGCGACGTCACGAACGCGGGCAGGCTCAACTGGGAGTTGAACTCGGTGGGCAACTCGTACACGAGGTTGAAGCGGCCTTGCGTGCCTTCCAGGAACTTCAAAAGGTCTTGCAAAATCAGCGAGACGCCGATCGCCGTGATGAGCGGTACGAGGCGAGGCGCGCCGCGCAGCGGACGGTAAGCGAGGCGTTCGATCACCACGTTGAGAACGCCTGCGACGAGCATCGCCGCGAAGAGTGCGATCAAAAGCTTGAGGTAGGCGTTCAGCGCGACGGGCGCGAGGATGCGAAACGCTTCGAAGCCGACGACCGCGCCCGTGACGAACACCTCGGAGTGCGCGAAGTTGATGAGTTGCAGCACCCCGTACACCATCGTGTACCCGAGCGCGATGATCGCGTACACGAAGCCCAGGGTGAGGCCCGTCACGAGCACTTGGACGAGCAATGGTCCGACGATATCCACGAATCTCCCTTCCGTTCCTACGACGAACTCCGCTCGACGAGGACGTTCGAACGGAGTCTTACTCGAAAAGGGCCGAGCGCGCGGCTCGGCCCTCGACTACACGTTCAAGCTGTTTACGACCCGGTGGGACGATCAGCGACGCGGAGGCTCGACCGTGAGTTCGGCGGCGACGCGCGTCGAGAGGTTGGGGCGCACTTCGACGATGTACATCGTCGCGCTTTGACGATCGCCGACCGAGTTGAAGCGCAGGCTGCCCGAGAGCAGGCCGGTCGCGTTGATGCCGCGAATCGCCGTTTGCACTTGAGCGCGCGTCGGGAGCTTGTTGCCGTTGCTGCGAATGGCGTTGAGGACGCCTTGCAAAACGACCTTGGCAGAATCGTAGCCGTTCGCGCCGAAGCCTTGCGCGTCGGTGTTGAACGTCTTCTTGTACAGCGCGGCGAAGCTACGCGCGGTCGGCAGCTCGGAAAGCGGCGCGGCCACCGTCGTGAAGAGCGCGCCCGCGGCGGCGCTGCCGGCGATGCGTTGCAAGTCGGTGGAGTCCCATCCGTCGCCGCCCATGACCTTGGCCTTCACGCCCGCGTCACGCAGTTGCTTGATGAACACGCCCGCTTGGTCGTAGATCGAGCCGAAGTAGATGACGTCGGGGTTGAGCGCGCGGATCTTGATGATGAGAGGCTGGAAGTTGTTCTTTTCTTCCGTGCCTTCCGAGCCGAGCACACGCACGCCGTTGGCCTTGAGGTACTTCTCGACTTCGGCCGACAGACCTTCGCCGTACGCCGTCTTGTCGTTGAGGACGTACGCCGTCTTGGCCTTGAGGGTCTGGATGATGTAACGGCCGGCGGCCGGACCTTGTGCGTCGTCGCGCGCGACGATGCGGTTCATGTTCTTCAGGGCGCGGTCGGTGACGGCGTTGGCCGTGTTGGCGGGCGAAACCATGGCGACGTTGGCGGGCGCGAGGACTTCCGACGCGGGAATCGCGACGCCCGAGTTCAGGGTGCCGACGACGGCGAGGATGTCACGATCGGCCGCGATGCGGCGAGCGCTCGCGGTGCCCGTGGCGGGTTCGGCTTGGTCGTCGTACGCGACGAGTTGCAAGTTGAAGCCGAGGTTCGCGAAGCGCTGACGGTACTCGTTGAGGGCGAGTTGCGCGCCGTTGCGGATTTGCGTGCCGAGGTTCGATTGACCGCCCGACAGGGGGCTGAGCGTCGCGATCTTGATCGTTTGACGCGTCTGGGCCAGCGAGGAGCCGAGCGACAACGCGCCGACGAGGGCGAGGGTGATTGCACCAATTCTCTTCATACGTCCTCCACTTGACAGAGGCGCCAAGCGCCAGTTTGAGATTTGCGTCATTCTATGGGCGCCTTTAGCGCTTGTCAATAAAATCCTGACGAGGGTCACAAATAGCCGATTGTGGCCAAATTCATACTTCGCCGAGATAACGCTCTACTTCCCAAGGATGAACTTCCGCCGAGTAGGCGTTCCACTCGGCGCGCTTCGCCGCGATGAAGTGGTCCACGACGTGCTCGCCGAGCGCGGCACGCAGCACCTCGTCCTTCTCCAATTCCTCGACCGCCTCGCCGAGGTTGGCGGGCAGATTTCGAATGCGGTGGGCTCGACGCTCGCGCACCGTCATCTTGTAGATGTTGCGCTGAATGGGCGGCGGCGGCTCGGTCTGCTCCTCGATGCCGTGCAGTCCCGCCGCCAGCATCGCCGCGAGGGCGAGATACGGATTGCACGCCGGGTCGGGCAAGCGCAACTCGGCGCGGGTGCTCACTCCGCGCTTGGCGGGAACGCGAATCATCGCCGATCGGTTCGACGTGCTCCACGCGGCCGTCGTCGGCGCTTCGAAACCTGGCACGAGACGCTTGTACGAGTTCACGAGCGGATTGGTGATCGCGCACAAGCCCGGCGCGTGCTCCAAGAGTCCCCCGATGAAGCGCATCGCCACGTCCGACAGGCCGTGCTCGCCGCCCTCCTCGTAAAAGGCGTTGCGGCCGTCTTTGAACAGTGACAAGTGCACGTGCATGCCGCTTCCGGCGAGGCGTCCGACCGGCTTGGGCATGAACGACGCGTGCAAGCCGTATTCCAACGCGACGCGCTTCACGACGAACTTGAACGTGCAGATGTTGTCGGCCGTGCGCAAGGCGTCGGTGTAACGAAAGTCGATTTCGTGCTGACCGGGCGCGACTTCGTGGTGTGCCGCCTCGATCTCGAAGCCGAGCCCCACCAAGACGTTCGTGATCTCGCGCCGCAGCCGCTCTCCTCGGTCGATGGGCGCGAGGTCGAAGTAGCCCGCGTGGTCGTTGGTGATGGTCGTCGGTCGTCCCGCCGCGTCGCGCTCGAACAAGAAGAACTCGGGCTCGGGGCCCGCGAACATCTCGAAGCCTGCCTGCTTGGCCCGCTCGATTTGGCGGCGCAGCACGAAGCGCGGGTCGCCTTCGAACGGCTCTCCGCCGGGCAAGGCGACGTCGCAGATGACGCGCGCCACGCGGCCGCGCTGCCCTTCCACCTCCGAGAAGGTCGGCAGCACCAGAAACGTCGAAAAGTCGGGCTTCAGCAGCATGTCGGACTCCTCGATGCGCGTGAAACCCTCGATGGACGATCCGTCGAACATGATCTCCCCGGCGAGCGCCTTCTCGAACTGAGAGGCAGGCACCTCGACGTTTTTCACGAAGCCGAGGATGTCGGTGAATTGAAGGCGCAGGAATCGCACGTCGCCGGACGTGAGTCGCGCGAGGATCTCGCTTTTGGTCATGCTCATGCTCGCCCTTGAGCTTAGCTCAGCGAAGCGTCTTTGAGCGTTGTGCACTCTCGAAGAGGCGAGCGTGGTGTTACCATTTGCTCAGCATGTTGAACTTCCTGCGGCGTCCCGCCGTTACAGAGGAAGAGCTGGTGGAAGCCCTCGCCGAGTGTGGTCTGGACGGCACTTCGCACATCGTCGCGCACGCCTCGCTGCGCGCCTTCGGCTTCGTGGAGGGCGGCGCGCCCGCCATGATCCGGGCGCTTCGCACGGCCGCCGCGACCGTCGTCATGCCTGCCTTCAGCTACTACACCTTGGTGTGGCCCGAGGAAGGGCGCCAACCCGACTGGCCTCGTCCCGCGCCACCTCCCGGCGCGGGGTTCGGGCGTTTCACGCGGGTGAGCAGCGACATCGGGCGCGTGCCGCAAACGCTCGTCGACGACCCGTCGACGCTCCGCTCCTTCCACCCGGCTCTGAGCTTCGTCGCAGTCGGCGACCAAGCCAAGGAGATTCTCGACGCGCAGACGCTCGAAGCGCCGTACGCGCCGATCGGAAAACTGTACGACCTCGACGGTCACACGGTGCTGCTCGGCGTGGACCACCGCAGCAACACCACCGTCCACTACGGCGAGTACCTCGCCGGGATGCCGCTGCTCGACCGTTACGTGATGGTGAACGGCAAGGTGCGCAAGACGAGCTTCCCGAATTGCTCGGCGGACTTCGGCCGCATCGCCTCGAACATCGAAGGTCGGGTCGCGCACGTCGGGCGCGGCAAGATCAGCGTCTTCGAAGTGCGCGAACTCGTCGACCGTACCGTCGAGCTGCTGTCGCACGATCCGGAAGCGCTGTTGTGCACCTATCCCGGCTGCCGCTGCCAAGCCGTGCGAACGCTCGTACGCAAGCACGGCCTCACGCCGCGCCCACACGTCAACGTCAACGCTTGAAGTCGGGAAGCTTCTTGTCGCTGGAGTGGCCCGGCTTCACATTGAGGTCGGGCCGCACGAAGTGAACGGCGTGGTTCGCCGCGACGCCGCCCTGCGCAAAACCTGCCGCGAGCAACTTCAAGTCGCCTCCGTTCGACGAGAGGTCGCCCGCGACGAACACGCCCGGCAAGTTCGTCGCGCCGCTCGCGTCCGCGACGACGTACTCGCCCGTCCAAGCGAGGTTCCAGCTCGACAGGGGAGACAAGTCGGGCAGGTAGCCGTTCAGCACGAACGTCGCGTCGAACGCCCCGAGATCGGCGAGGTCCGAAGGAGCGCGCACGTCGAGCTTCGAGAGCGCGGCGAGCTGCTCGGGCGTCCCTCGAAAGAGGGCTCGGCGGTGTCCGAGCAGGACGTGAGCACCCGCGTCGTGCAAGGCGAGCGCCAGCGTCGCGGCTTGCGGTACGCCTCCGAACACGAGGACTCGCTTGCCCGCGAGGCTCGTCACGTCGGTCGGCACCTCGTCGTTTCGAGGCCGCAACGCGCCGATGCCCGCCGAGAGAATCACGGCGCTCGCCGTGTACGACGCGACGTTCGTCGTGACCGTCCACGCGCCTTCCGAGCGCTCCAACTTCGTCGCGACGCTTTGGAGTTCGACGGCCGGATCGAAGCGTGACAGTTGCTTCACCAGCTTCTCGACGAGGTCGGCGGCGCGCACGGCGGGAAAGCCCGGAGCGTCGTACACGAACTTCTCGGGGTAGAGCGCCGCGAGTTGACCGCCGAGTTCCGGGCGCGCCTCCACGATCCTCACGGTGAGGCCGCGCAAGGCGACGTAGAAGGCGGCGTACAGCCCGACCGGTCCGCCTCCCACGATCAACACGTCCGAATGGGGGTTCGACACGCGAGAATCCTGTCGAATCAAGCGGAGGTCGATTGTTCCCTTTGCCGCTCGCGGTGCGTGCGAATCAGGTCGAGGAGTTCGTCGCGTCGCACGACCTTCACGCGCGGACGGCCCTGCGAGTCTCCGCGCGTCTTCTCGTGCGCGTCGAGCGCGAGCCATTCGTGCAGAGTCACGAAGTCCACGGCCTTCGACTTGAGAAAGTCCGTGACGGCCTCGGGCTTCGGCTCCTCGGCGAGCGGAAGCCGCTCGAGGTCTTCGAGCAAGAGCTTCACGGTCGCGACCGAGTCGGCCTTGTTCGTGCCGATCACGCCGCTCGGGCCGCGCTTGATCCAGCCCGCGACGTACTCGCCGACGCTCGGTTGTCCGTCCGCGAACACGCGACCTCCGTCGTTCGGAATGATCCCTTTGCGGGCGTCGAACGGCACGCCCGGCAGTGGCACACCTTTGTAGCCGACCGAGCGCAGCACCAACTGCACGTCGAGCGTCTCGAACTCGCCCGTGCCGACGGCGTTGCCGTTCTCGTCGAGTTTGTTGCGCTCGATCTTGAGCCCCTCGACCTGCTCGGTGCCGAACGCCTCGACGGGCGAGACGAAGAAGCGCAGGTGGATGCGGCGCGTCTTGCCGCTTGGCGTTCGCCGCGCGAATTCCTGCAAGACTTCGACGTTCTTTTTCACGATGTTGTCGGTGACGCCCGCGAGTTCCTCGTCGCTCACCGCGACTTCTTCGGGCTTCACGATGACGTCCGCGTCTTCGAGTTCGCCGAGTTCGCGTAGCTCCTTCGTCGTGAACTTCGCTTGCAGCGGTCCGCGGCGACCGAGAACGTAGATGTCGGTGACGTGGTTTCGTTCGAGCGCGTCGAGGGCGTGATCGGCAATGTCGGTCACCCGCAGTTCGGCGACGGTCTTCGCGAGGATGCGCGTGACGTCCACGGCGACGTTCCCCACTCCGACGACGGCCACTCCCCTGGCCGTCAGCACCATCTGGCGCGCTTCGGCGTCGGGATGGCCGTTGTACCAAGCGACGAACTCGGTCGCGGACATGGAGCCTTCGAGCCGTTCGCCGGGAATTCCGAGGTTACGGTCCGACGAGGCGCCGACGGCGTACACCACCGCGTCGTAGAAGCGGTTCAAGTCTTCTCGCGTGAGGTCGCGCCCGAACTCCACGTGGCCGAGGAAACGCACGCGAGCGTCCTCCAAGATCTTTTGGTACTGCGTCGTGACGCTTTTGATCTTCTGGTGGTCGGGCGCCACGCCGTAGCGCACGAGACCGTAAGGCGTGGCGAGCCGATCGAACACGTCGACGCTGACGGGCACGTCGCCTTGCTTGAGAAGGGCCTCGGCGGCGTAGAGCCCGCTCGGTCCCGACCCGATCACGGCGACGCGCAAAGGACGATCCGAAGTGAAAGGATGCGACATGACCGGTAGTTTAGTGTGCTGAGTACGCATCGGAAAAGGACTTGTCTGATTTTGCGCCGTCCGCCTCGTCAAAAGGCGGTTCGTTCGCGTTCTCGCATCAAGGCGAGGCTTTCCGAGATGCGCGACCGAGCGCCGGAACGACGAAGCCCGCCCTCCAATTCGGAGGGCGGGCTGGACGTGGACGGATTACTCGGCGGCGATGCGCTTGAGGGCTTGCGGGTCGCGCAAGGTGATTTTGCCGTAGCCGGCGCTGATAACGCCTTCGCGCGACAATTCCCCGACGACCTTCGTGACCGTTTCGCGGACCGAGCCGACGGCGGCGGCGAGTTCGTCGTGCGTGGCGTAGATCATCGTCTCGCCGCTTTGCAGCTTCGTGGCGAGGGCCGTGTCGGCGAGCTCGAGCAGTTCGGCGGCGATGCGCGAGCGCAAGCGCTTGCCGACGAGGCGGTAGATGCTTTCGTAGGCGCGGTCGAGCATCTTGACGAGGTGCGTCGTGACTTCGAGGTTGTCCTCGGCGCCCATGAGCGCGGGATTAATCACGTCGACGGTGGAGTCCGTGACGGCCTCGGCGAAGTACGAGCGTTCCAGACCGGTCAGAGCTTCCTCACCGAAGAACTCGCCCGGCTTGACGTAGCGGAGGGTGAGGCCGTTTCCTTCGTCGTCCATGGTGTGGATGCGAACGAGGCCGGATTGAACGCGGTAGAGCATATCGCTCTTGCCAGGGTAGAGAATCACGGCACCGGGACGGTGGGTGACGGTATCGACGAATGTTTTTTGTGCAAGCATGTGCTCGCCTCCTTGGGCAGCGGCTTGCTGGGCCGCGTGAGCGCTTGTTCGGGGGTGTTGGGCCCTTCCCAACCTTGATCACAGTGTACACCTAAATCACAGTTTTGTAAACAAAAAGGTTTTTTTAAGTACTACTCACGTCACAATGGTCAATCTTCACGCTGCGGGCGTCGAATGTTGTAAAAAGCGTTTTCTGCGCGCGTCAGGTTCTTCAACCTTTCTACAGTTCCTCACGAAAACGTGAGGACGGGCACCCGGCCCGTCCTCACGCGAACTTGAAATCCCAGCGAGGCTTACAGCGCCTCTTCCTTCTTGATCGGGAAGGCGCTGATGACCTTGTCGCCTTCGGACACGTTGATCACCTTCACGCCTTGCGCGTTGCGACCCGTGACGCGAATGTCCTCGACATGCGTGCGAATCACGGTGCCCTTCTCGGTCAGCACCATCAACTCCTCGTCGCCGCGCACGAGCCCGAGCGTGACGAGGCAGCCCGTCTTCTCGGTCACGGCGAGGGTGATGACGCCTTGGCCGCCGCGGCCCTTGGCCGGGTAGTCCGAGATCGGCGTGCGCTTGCCG includes the following:
- a CDS encoding FAD-dependent oxidoreductase → MSHPFTSDRPLRVAVIGSGPSGLYAAEALLKQGDVPVSVDVFDRLATPYGLVRYGVAPDHQKIKSVTTQYQKILEDARVRFLGHVEFGRDLTREDLNRFYDAVVYAVGASSDRNLGIPGERLEGSMSATEFVAWYNGHPDAEARQMVLTARGVAVVGVGNVAVDVTRILAKTVAELRVTDIADHALDALERNHVTDIYVLGRRGPLQAKFTTKELRELGELEDADVIVKPEEVAVSDEELAGVTDNIVKKNVEVLQEFARRTPSGKTRRIHLRFFVSPVEAFGTEQVEGLKIERNKLDENGNAVGTGEFETLDVQLVLRSVGYKGVPLPGVPFDARKGIIPNDGGRVFADGQPSVGEYVAGWIKRGPSGVIGTNKADSVATVKLLLEDLERLPLAEEPKPEAVTDFLKSKAVDFVTLHEWLALDAHEKTRGDSQGRPRVKVVRRDELLDLIRTHRERQREQSTSA
- a CDS encoding ABC transporter ATP-binding protein; the protein is MLSVKNLTKTFGGLLAVNAVDLEVPGRRIASVIGPNGAGKTTFFNMVTGIYKPDNGVVTLDGRDLVGLRPDQVTAAGIARTFQNIRLFGAMTVEENLLVGRHPRMKSSFVDALLHNRRFHEDERQARARGRELLQFVGLDRYRNEYATNLPYGDQRRLEIARALATDPKLLLLDEPAAGMNPRETEDLKSLIRRIRDELGITIVLIEHDMRLVMTLSEQITVLDYGTKIAEGLPHQVRNDPRVMEAYLGRGAAAGEYGKEAL
- the glnA gene encoding type I glutamate--ammonia ligase; protein product: MSMTKSEILARLTSGDVRFLRLQFTDILGFVKNVEVPASQFEKALAGEIMFDGSSIEGFTRIEESDMLLKPDFSTFLVLPTFSEVEGQRGRVARVICDVALPGGEPFEGDPRFVLRRQIERAKQAGFEMFAGPEPEFFLFERDAAGRPTTITNDHAGYFDLAPIDRGERLRREITNVLVGLGFEIEAAHHEVAPGQHEIDFRYTDALRTADNICTFKFVVKRVALEYGLHASFMPKPVGRLAGSGMHVHLSLFKDGRNAFYEEGGEHGLSDVAMRFIGGLLEHAPGLCAITNPLVNSYKRLVPGFEAPTTAAWSTSNRSAMIRVPAKRGVSTRAELRLPDPACNPYLALAAMLAAGLHGIEEQTEPPPPIQRNIYKMTVRERRAHRIRNLPANLGEAVEELEKDEVLRAALGEHVVDHFIAAKRAEWNAYSAEVHPWEVERYLGEV
- a CDS encoding AAC(3) family N-acetyltransferase produces the protein MLNFLRRPAVTEEELVEALAECGLDGTSHIVAHASLRAFGFVEGGAPAMIRALRTAAATVVMPAFSYYTLVWPEEGRQPDWPRPAPPPGAGFGRFTRVSSDIGRVPQTLVDDPSTLRSFHPALSFVAVGDQAKEILDAQTLEAPYAPIGKLYDLDGHTVLLGVDHRSNTTVHYGEYLAGMPLLDRYVMVNGKVRKTSFPNCSADFGRIASNIEGRVAHVGRGKISVFEVRELVDRTVELLSHDPEALLCTYPGCRCQAVRTLVRKHGLTPRPHVNVNA
- a CDS encoding ABC transporter permease subunit, which produces MTAALRPSPRSDRTWLLVGYAAITSFLMLVFEKNLPAVLQSGLLVLFLANLLFAFQWRAAPWARLVVALGSLIVVLPLVGRQNTGIFDLAIQISIFAALALGLNIVVGLAGLLDLGYVAFFAVGAYLWGIFASPQIGRILGNAGLSSVNPNLFWLFLILAIAAAAIVGIVIGLPVLKLRGDYLAIVTLGLGEVIRVLATNLTKYTNGSQGITPIGSAPVPILNSIANSLGFAPEQFNLFFLYFLVLLIILLVIIVNMRLDRSRIGRAWIAIREDEVAAQAMGIPLVRTKLLAFASGASFAGIMGVVFAAKQQFISPESFNFFQSIGVLSMVILGGMGSIPGVILGATVVTLLNLNLLPALSEQIQGAFPGGLNATLDPAQYQRLVFGIILVLMMLFRPEGLLPNVRRKIEMHEGDGAVGAVDSLGDNAERHANDGALTTGRNIGTDSRSPGLATREENDRTGGEK
- a CDS encoding NAD(P)/FAD-dependent oxidoreductase — its product is MSNPHSDVLIVGGGPVGLYAAFYVALRGLTVRIVEARPELGGQLAALYPEKFVYDAPGFPAVRAADLVEKLVKQLSRFDPAVELQSVATKLERSEGAWTVTTNVASYTASAVILSAGIGALRPRNDEVPTDVTSLAGKRVLVFGGVPQAATLALALHDAGAHVLLGHRRALFRGTPEQLAALSKLDVRAPSDLADLGAFDATFVLNGYLPDLSPLSSWNLAWTGEYVVADASGATNLPGVFVAGDLSSNGGDLKLLAAGFAQGGVAANHAVHFVRPDLNVKPGHSSDKKLPDFKR
- a CDS encoding branched-chain amino acid ABC transporter permease: MDIVGPLLVQVLVTGLTLGFVYAIIALGYTMVYGVLQLINFAHSEVFVTGAVVGFEAFRILAPVALNAYLKLLIALFAAMLVAGVLNVVIERLAYRPLRGAPRLVPLITAIGVSLILQDLLKFLEGTQGRFNLVYELPTEFNSQLSLPAFVTSLGVRLSVKDILIVVIALLMLAFLNYLVNRTRVGRAIRAVAQDRTTAGLMGIDANRMIALTFLIGGALGGVGGVMFGLQFGTVNAYSGIIPGIKAFTAAVLGGIGSIPGAVLGGLVLGLLENFLGIISIFGSLFQPLSFLQAIGAEYKDIGAFLALILILMLKPQGLLGRGNTEKV
- a CDS encoding helix-turn-helix domain-containing protein, encoding MLAQKTFVDTVTHRPGAVILYPGKSDMLYRVQSGLVRIHTMDDEGNGLTLRYVKPGEFFGEEALTGLERSYFAEAVTDSTVDVINPALMGAEDNLEVTTHLVKMLDRAYESIYRLVGKRLRSRIAAELLELADTALATKLQSGETMIYATHDELAAAVGSVRETVTKVVGELSREGVISAGYGKITLRDPQALKRIAAE
- a CDS encoding branched-chain amino acid ABC transporter substrate-binding protein; this encodes MKRIGAITLALVGALSLGSSLAQTRQTIKIATLSPLSGGQSNLGTQIRNGAQLALNEYRQRFANLGFNLQLVAYDDQAEPATGTASARRIAADRDILAVVGTLNSGVAIPASEVLAPANVAMVSPANTANAVTDRALKNMNRIVARDDAQGPAAGRYIIQTLKAKTAYVLNDKTAYGEGLSAEVEKYLKANGVRVLGSEGTEEKNNFQPLIIKIRALNPDVIYFGSIYDQAGVFIKQLRDAGVKAKVMGGDGWDSTDLQRIAGSAAAGALFTTVAAPLSELPTARSFAALYKKTFNTDAQGFGANGYDSAKVVLQGVLNAIRSNGNKLPTRAQVQTAIRGINATGLLSGSLRFNSVGDRQSATMYIVEVRPNLSTRVAAELTVEPPRR